The sequence TGTGACTGCGTGCCttacttataataattttcttcccatataatttgatataattaatgtatttttaattgatatattaagtctaataataagactatttatgaagaaaaaaaagactatttatgaaatatttattagaatgTATGTTTTACTAATGATGAAgggaataaatatttattagaatgTATATTTTACTAATGATGAGGATTTACTTCCTCACTTGGTCTAACGTATCTTTGACTTTAGATACGTATCCTTTTTGTAATATTCATCATATTTGTTTGATAGAACGtttgtaaaataaaagcatTTAATTGTTGTAAAATAATGTCTTTAGTAATGCCTTTTgctaataaatataagtattatattattttaacataataagaatatagttaaaaattaaaaacatatgaaattataaatgtcttttaaaaataaatgacaCGTTAGATAAATTAAACCATATcaacataattttaattatattcagatattgtattttactaataaaaataagtatgaaaattaatttataataaaagaaatatagattaaaaatatataaaatcacaAACATATGTTTTACACTGGCATAACacaaaaaagaggaaaagagtgaggaagtattttaaaaagaaagagagtatttgattatacaaaaataattattaaaaaaaagaaataaaaattaattaattttagatttttaattataataatagagataaaagaatagttaattagattttaatctCTTTATATGACTTGAAACTTTTTTAAGAGTGTTTGGTTCAAAAGTTTGATGCAGCtgataattatttcttatattcgtTTCGGAAGTTGTTTCTATTTCTACATCTGTTTTTTCCTCACTTTCCTCCATTTCTTCCATCTCTGAggttgaataattatattaaagcgATTGATAAAAACTTAAGAAACAATAACCGATAATCAATTTAGTCTCAACTAATTGTTATTGTATCATctctattttaaattcttttttattagctaataattgatttagtttttttatttatttaaacactattatccttattcaaacttattaataataacttacttttaaatcaatctatagaattaaatttttatatgtcataataattatttattatttttaatgattaaaactatttataattatatttaaaattagaaatttttattattaaaatttaaatttaaatttttatttttaaataacttctacaagaaaaataaatgagaataattcctatttaattctatttttctcctaaaaaaatttattaattaaacactactaaaattaattttttatttatttatttttaaatattaccCTCCATCTAtcgataatattaatatatgtaaTGTAACTCCACAGAATACCTTATAAATTGTGGTCAACCGGAGGAAGGTATAGTTCTTCGCTTATATCTAGTAGCCATTGGACCTCGAATCCATCCCAAACTCGTTAACAGATATAGTGGCATACGTCATCAAATAATTGAGCAATCTTTGTGCTACAAACAATAGTGTCTTTTAGGCCTTTATTGCAGAGATGTGATGTCATGACATTCCCTGATACTTCCCTTGTTGCACGCTCAAACTGGATGCGCCTTTTAGGTGGCACTAGCCAGTGTTTTTATTGGGACAACTATTTGTGCCAACTAAAAGactgaaaattattatttttatttacagagatttaatatatagtagGAATAAACATTACTTACATTCGGTATAAATCTAGCCggtacataaaaaaaaaattgacttttcgcacttaaaaataaattaaaagactaaaatttattttttttattcacaaTGACTTAATAGACCATAGAATAATATAGTAGGGATAGACATTCTCTTACATTCCTTATAAATACAAAAGTTTAGCtagtgtaaaaaaaaaaattgaacccAATTTTATCCTttccaaaaatttaaattagtacCGTGGGCGAAAGCAAAGTGCTTAAGAAGAAAGATGAATCCGAAATTAGCTACAAAATTAGATTCTGATCGATGGACAAAGGGTCCCGATAACTTGAAATCTCGTAAAGAGAAGTCAAATATAGAATAGTAAGTAATATGTGAGTAAAGGTCAAATCCCGCCACTAAACTATATGATTAAGACTGGCAGTAAAGAATCCTCGTTCACTATTCAAAACTCCAGCCTAGCCTATCTTGGTGTTTGCTACCGAAAGAGAGAATCGGTCTAAGTAAAGGCAACTCAAAACTAGCCAAATCTCTTCATGGTTACATCTCCcattttttatgcttttcatCTTGTTGTATGTGCCTTACGGTATCCAGATTCAGTCCTCTATGCTTCCTTTACTTCtaaaaaggctaaactaaataaataaatgtggGAGCTACCTTGAGTTCATCTCTTTTCGTTTCTCTTTCATATAAGAATgcaattttgttatattagtGTTTTTTTGCCAACCACTCTTTGCCAGGTATATCCTTCAggagtttaatttataatctcTTTTTTGAACAGAagaattaattcattaaagaCCCAAGACTGCTGCattaattagatataaaatatgaaagaatACATATTAGTGGAAAAATggattaatattaataattagacAGAGAAGCAAGAGACCTTTATGGTGTACTAACTCTCAAAgaccataaaaataaaggaaatttgaataaaaaaaaaaagaaaaagaccgGCCAATTACACTAAGCAAAAGGAGTTACGGCTTTAGCAATACCTCCCTATTCCATTAGgaaatttttaaagttaaattctAATAAGGATTTTTTTTGCTTATTACCTTTAATCTAGGAGATTAATTTACACTAATTTATAAGTTGCCATAGAGTGATGTTCGAAACCACTGCTACTCCAAGTTCTGCCTTTGAGACTGTTCTATGTTTTTTTTTGGCTCATAGACCCTATACCGGTGATGGGCTAGAGCAAGCTTAGCCTTCGTGATTGAGGAGTTTTTCAGACCTTCGGGGAGTACTTGTTTATTACAACATAATTCCCACCAAGGAAAGGAAAGTAGTGAAGTGTAACGTGAAACAGTCATTTCTTGTTGGCAGAaggaaattaagaaaaaaccACCAATTATTAGTTAAGTATACTAAAACATCCAATATCCTGAGGACACGTGTCATTAGAAAAAGATAGTACCCATagaattaaatcaaatgaaaatTTACTAGTCTTCACCTCAAATATAAGTGTATTGGATTATGCATATCATTgagatagaaagaaagagagatagATACTACTCCAATTTACCCATGCCCATATATAgcctttaaaaattattacataaaattattagattttttctcaatttctttttattttgtatccTTCATTTAATGTGAGTTGAATATTAGTATGACTCTTAAATGCATTGTCCTTTGAGCATATTCTAAGAGGatgtttgatttaaaaaatttatataactgaTAGTTGTTTCTCACTTAACAACTATATTAAATCGTCTAATATAGATATAAAAGTCAACAGTTCATAActgatttattcttttatttatttaaataatattatccttattaaaacttatcgatagtaacttatttttaagtcaacttcaattaatttttcataattcataataaataattttattttaaaattatttttaatagttaaatgattatgatatttataattatgacatttaaaattaaaattttttattagtaaaattaaaattttgattcatattttttaaaataatttttataaatatttttaataataaataattgagctaaatataattaattataatattataattattttaagttatttttattatttatattattgaaaataatataaaaaaattaaaatatatttaaaaataaattatatttttaatggtcatttaacatactaacGATAGTTGttgataaaattttaccaaataatttaatttatcaactaCCGATTATGAGCCAACAATTATCAGTTGTATTGATCATCCAAACTAGACAAACACTAAATATCTGAACCTCAAGAAGATGGCCCGATTCCTCCTTATTTACATGGCAACTTTCGGACCAAAATTCACTTATTATCTAGGTTAGAATTACTTAAAGTATTAATAGagttagaattttaaaattagattcgtattaaataaaatattaattataactattatatattaataaattaaattaataaataattaaattaacttaattaattaaaaaattatttaaactatATTCGTAAAATTATCAGTTTTCTCTATtgatatgtttatatatactataataaGTGAAGGATGTTAagaatcattattaattaataggaTTTAATgtattgttgttgttttttttactCAAATCCTATATTtgaaaattggaaatttgagatttttttgttatatttggctcctccatatatatataatggagACTTCACCTTGTTAATAATTCATTCCGAAAACAAGTCTTATGTATTTGActaaatttgtttttcttctttctttcttatagtATTGTTTTTCATGGGCTCAATTCTCTtcaattggtatcagagccaaaaATTTCTTAGTATGCTCAGTGGTTGCAGCTTAGTCTGAACTTCCACATCAGAAAAGAATTTTGGTACTGGAACTAGTCTGTCAAGGGTCCTATTTATTAACGTACAAAGCAGTTGTATGGGGGAGTGCTCGTGCACAGTTTGGAACTGTGAGTTCATCGGTTTGGAACCATAATTATTTGGTGAGACGCGGGGCTGCTGAAACCAAGTCACGATGGCAGATTCAAGTAATGTTGGTGTTAatagaaaattgaataataataattatagcaTCTAGAAGACCTGCATGGAGTCATACTTGCAAGGTCAAGACCTCTGGGAGGTTGTTGCCGGGACCGAGACTACATTACCACCAGAAGATGAAGCTGGTAATATCAGAAAAGGGAAAATTAAAGTTGGCAAAGCTATGTTTGCCATTAAAACCACTATTGAAGAAGAGATGATGGAGCATATCAGAGAAGCTACTACACCAAAGGAAGCTTGGGATTGTCTTGCTTTACAATTTACAAAGAAGAATGATGTAAGGCTACAGTTATTGGAAAATGAACTAATGTCAGTCTCACAACGAGATATGGCAATTAGTCAGCATTTTACGAAGGAGTAATCCATCTATAGAGAGATTGTTGAGTTAGATGAGGCATCCAAAATTGTCAGTAACAGGATGAGATGGATTATCACACACAGATTGCGACTAGAGTACGGAGGATTTATGGCTGCAGTTCAACGTTGGCCCATACAACCTTCTATTGAGAAGTTGGAAAATCTGCTGGTAGGACAAGAAACTCTAGCAAAACAAATGGTTGGAGTATCCTTAAATTCTGAGGAGGTGGCACTCTACACCAACAAAAGGAGAAATCAATTTCATGGTCAGAACAAAGGAAAAACTCGAGGAAATACCCAATATGGGGTAGGTCAACAGAAGTAGCACCAAAACAACAGTCAGTCTAGAAATCTCAGACGTCCAAATGGCGAGTGTTTCAATTATGGCAAAAAGGGACATTACACAAGAGATTGTTGGTCGAAGAAGAAGATAGTAGAAAGTAATGCAGCAATAGTGAGCAACTATAACCAAGTAGAACCTGAATGGGATGCTGAGGCATTGTTTGTGAATTTTGAGACAATGCAGTTTGAGGAATCTTCCAGTTTAGAATTTGTGGTTGTGCCTAGCCTCATGGCTACCacaatagaagaaaaagaggagcAAGCCTCTAGTGCTTCAAGTTCTCATAGAATTGATTATGAGAGAAATTGGATCTTTGATTCTGGGTGTTTCGGTCATATGACAGGAGATATGGATAAACTCTATAATATTTCAGAATACAAAGGCAGGCGAGTTATGGTGACTGCAAATGACTCGCAGCTACCAATAACTCATATTGGTGATACGGTGATTAATTCCTGTCTAAATCAAAAGCAAGTGCATCTGGAATATGTTTATTGAGTTACTGGGATGAAGAAGAATCTTTTATCAGTCTCACAATTGACTGATAGTGGGAAGTTTGTTGTGTCTGGCCCTAGAGATGTCAAGGTTTATCAACAAGTCAAAATAGTTGACACACAAATTATGGAGGGACAAAAGATAGATTCCGTGTATGTTATGCTGGCAGAGGAGGCATATGTGGAAAAAACAAGGAATAATGAAACAAATAATTTGTGGCATGCACGGCTGGGACATGTAAATTATCACAAgctgaagatgatgatgactAAGTCTTCAATGAATGGAATTTTGAATCTTGAAGTTCGTACTGATATAGTTTGTGCTGGTTGTCAGTATGGAAAGGCGCATCAGTTACCATTCGAGGATTCATCTTTCAGAACTAAAAAGCCACTTGAGTTGATTCATTCAGATGTTTTTAGAAAGGTGAAACAACCTTCAATCAATGGTATATGCACTATATGGTGACTTTTATAGATGATTATTCAAGATATGTTTGGGTGTACttcatgaaagaaaaatctgAGGTGCTGGAGAAATTCAAAGAATCCAAGTTGATGGTTGAAGGTGAGATTGGAAAGAATATTGCGATGCCTTCGTAGTGACAATGGGGGAGAATACATTTCTGATGAGTTATCCAAATATTTACTTGAGAGTAAGATCTGACAGTAACTGACTTGTCCAAACACACCACAGCAGAATGGTGTTCCAAAGAGAAAGAACAAGCACTTGGTAGAAGTATGCCGGAGTATGATGCATGCTAAGAATGTCCTTAGGAGATTTTGGGTTGAATGCATGAGAACAACAGCTCATATCATCAATAGACTTCTTCAATCGAAAATGGATTTCATGTCTCCTTTTGAAAAGCTGTGGAACATGAAACCGACAGTGAGTCATTTCAAGGTATTTGGCTGTGTGCTATGTATTTTTGCTTGATCATTTATGTAGCAAGTTTGACAAGAAAGCAATCAGGTGTATCTTTGTGGGATATGATGAAAGCAGAAAAGGCTAGCGATGTTGCCATCCTACCACAGGCAAATGTCATGTTTTTAGAAATGTTGTATTTGATGAAGCATCATCATGGTGGACACCGGAATATGTTACACTTCCTTATTCAACAGAAGAACAATTGTAAGAAAAGTTGAAAGGAAATGTTCAGCAAACTCCACAGAGTAGTGCAAAGTCTTTATCACAAGAAAGATTATGGAAGACTGGTATTTATCAGAAAGTAGAGGTGGAGAATCATCCAATTAAAGAGCTGTTGGAGGATGAATCAGTTAAGGAGACACCATCACCATAAAAACTTAGAAGATCTGAGAGGGTTAGACAAGAAAATCCTAGATATGCTAATGTTGCACTGGTGGAAGAAGAAACAGAACCAGAGTCCTTTGAGGAGGCTTTCCAGAAGACAAAATGGAGAAACGCGATGGAGGAAGAGATGGAATCTCTTATTCAGAATCAGACTTGGGATTTAGTCCCAAAGCCAAAATATGTAAAGCCCATATCATGCAAATAGGTGTACAAGATCAAGACTCGTCCAGATGGTTCAGTTGAGAGGTACAAAGCTCGACTAGTAGCACGAGGTTTTTCACAGCAGTATGGATTGGACTATGATGAGACGTTCAGTCCTGTAGCAAAGATTGCAACAGTTCATGTTTTGTTAGCTCTAGCTACAAGTAAGTACTGGAGCTTGTGGCAGATGAACGTAAAAAATGGTTTTCTGAATGGAGAGCTTGATCGAGATGTGTACATGGAGCAACCAAAAGGATTTGAAAACCAgctaaattttgaatatgttTGCAGGTTGAAGAAAGCGCTCTATGGATTGAAACAAGCTCCTAGAGCTTGGTATGGAAAAATTGTTGAGTTTCTCATTCACAGTGGATATGCAATTGCACCAGCAGATTGTTTATTTGTGAAAGCTAGAGAAAGGAAACTAgcaattattcttatttatgtGGATGATCTTATTATCACTGGAGATGATGTGACAGAGATCTACTAGACAAAGGATAATTTATCAGTTCGAGTTTAGATGAAGGAACTTGAAAAGTTAAATCACTTTCTTAGTTTAGAAGTGGAGAGAACATCAAAAGGATTGTTCTTGTGTCAGCATAAGTATGCAATGAATCTTCTTCAGAAATATGGAATGTTTGACTGTaaacctttttttatttcgataGAGGTGAACTCAAAATTGAGCATGTCAGAAGGCAAAGATTTGGAGGATTCTGTTATGTATCGACAGATTGTTGGCAGTCTAATATATTTGACTCTCACGAGACCATATGTTACTTTTGTAGTTGGAGTAGTGAGTAGATTCATGCAAAATCTAAAGAAGCCTCATTTGGAAGCAGTTCGGAGAATTCTGAAATATATCCGAGGTACACTTGATCTCGGTATATTCTACAGAAATGGAGTACCATGCAAATTGGAAGGATACTACGATGCTGATTATGAAAGAGATTGTGATACCCGAAGATCAACTACTGGGTATGTGTTTAGTCTGGGATCGGGAGTTATTACTTGGTGTAGTAAAAGGCAACCAATAGTGTCACTGTCAACAACAGAAGCTGAGTATCGTGCAGCGACGATGGCAGCACAAGAAAGCACTTGGTTAGTGCTGTTGATGGAGAATCTACATCAGCCAGTAGATTATGCAGTACCAATATATTGCGATAATCAATCATCTATCAGTTTGGTTGAAAATCCAGGATTTCATGTAAGGACAAAGCATGTGGAGGTgcaatatcattttattagaGAAAAAGTATTGGTTGGAGAAATCAAAGTGTTACAGGTAAAGACAGAAGATCAATTGGCTGACATTTTCACTAAAGGACTTAATAATATGAAGTTAGAAAAGTTTAGAAAACTACTTGGCATGATTTCAAGAAAGCATATCAAGGAGGAAATTAATAATGAGGGGGAGTGTTAagaatcattattaattaataagatttaatgtattgttgttgtttttttacTCAAATCCCACATTGGAAAATTTGagatttgagatttttttgtttttttttttaccacaTTGGAAATGTAGTAGAATACAAGGCTCCTCCATGTATATATAATGGAGGCTTCACCTTGTTAATAATTCATTCCAAAAATAAGTCTTATGTATTTGACTaagtttgtttttcttctttcttttttatagtattattttttatgggtTCAATTCTCTTCAAAGGATATTTATAGAAAacactaaataaatttttttactctAACTAAATTAACTTATACTTTTATGTGTGCCTATCTTTTTGGGATAGAAAAAGtattattctaataattaagcATCATTAATTTTTCGGTaacaaattataagaaaataatataattataaattcagTTTAACAgatattaactttttaaattagaatgtaaagaaaaatataaacgTCAGATGgtgttaaaaaaagaaagagaaagaaaaaaaaactatgaCACTTCAAGTCAATTCACAAGCTTTCCGTGATGTAAAACAATACACTTAAGagttcaaaacaaaacaaaacaaaaaagaaacttaaaaGTCACGGTATGAGAAGATGATCTAACTAAACTCTAGAACCCACTAGATTGAACACATACAAGACAAATACTAATTTGATAAGAAGTAAAGTTAAGCTACATAAATTTTGTTGTGAGgagataattatatttttagtgtctgaatttatcaagaaataataattggatgattaaatttttaaaattaataattaattgtgacaatttgtaaaataataacaaaataatatttttatcaagtgATTTTCAGGTTTTTCTTAGATTTTTACAGATATATATTAGAGAGTAAAAAGTTTATTCATTAGTGATATAGTTTTagaatgaattttattttatataactttttttttctaactttTATTAATCCTTAATTTAGTAGTcctaatctttaatttccaattcctaaattttaatatttattgcaTTATAAAACTCTAATTACTTAGTAAAAACATATTTGTATATGATggataaatttatcattttattatttttacaacaCATTTTTATCacatatcttttatttttcatctcatttaatataaaaacacCTACATTAGTATTTATATGTTTGACCTgctaaaaatactatttttttttttacagatTGCCAcacttaattgttaattataaaagtttaaCCACTCGATTGTCattttttgacaaatttagaTACTAAGAATATAATTATCCTTTTGTAACTTCCAAAGTACACTAGATTAGTGACGCAGATAAGACGGATTGTTTCAACActaatgaaataatattattatgataaagtaataattttaaggataataataaaataattttatttttcttttgtgttaactagtccaaattgattttagaattttaagtATAATTAATCTTATCCTTCTCTCAAATTCACCTCTTTTCAATCTCTAAGACTCAAGAAAGACAGTAGCTTTCATCATCGggtttttcataatttctttggTGTCTAGATCCAGAAAATAGATGCTGACAACTGAACtggaagaaaatataaaaaaagaaaataagcatTATTTAAAACTTGACATCCAAACTGGTTGTCAAGCTTTTATAGAGTTTCTTATTGACGAAGAGGGAGTATCAAAtgtaacaaaatataaaaaagagcACAATCATGACTTATATTTAGtaagtaaaatatttcttcaattatacaacaatatatacaaaatcaattagaataaggaattgaatatgatgaatatcaaaaaaatactatgaACATTGAACAAAGTATTAATAAACGTGCAAGAGAATATTAATGAACATGCAAGatagtattaataaaaattttaaaataacgtAAATCAAGACGACGCTTTTTCGTTTAATGAAAATGCTTTACACATGTTATGAGCTCTGTTCTATGATGCTACATGGACCCTGGTCCATGATATAAGTACTAGAGCTGATGAACCTCCTTGAGACTTGAAGTTAAAAAGTTGTTACCTTTCTGCCCATTTAATGTCAGGTTAGCAAGCAAGTAATAATTGCATTTTCTTCCTTAAACACGTGACAAACCTCAACTTGCCAATCTTTGCTAAGAAACTCTCTACAATCCTTAACTAAATTGGAACATTGGTAATGACAAATATCATTAAACTTTAATGAACTCTCTGCAACCTTATAGGATCCACTTCAAGAATAAGATTTTTGAAGCCTAAAATTTAAAGCCAAAATAAGGCCTTATTTTGAGTATTCTCCCTCCTTTCGCTAAGTCTGAATTGCatttactatatttatatgtatttaatttgatcCATCTTTCACAAGGAGGATCTCACCTAATGAGTTTAAGAACTTTGGTGAGGTAGGAATAACTCATTATTGAACATAAAAATAGTACTCAAGACAACATtcactataaaaatatagtgtTTAACGACATATATAACTGTCGCTAAATGAAGGAAAACCATTTATAAAACAGAATATCAAAGATTTTCAACTGCTGACCTCCATCATCAATAGCTTGAATGACTGTCAGTTGCCTGTTGTTAAATTTAGTGATGGCAAGAGCCATTGTTAAACAAGTCCATTGCTAAAGGAGTACCCTTTTCTGTCACCATCACTTGACTTTGCGAATGGAAAGTCATCGTTAAAGACTATtgttaactaaaataactataatgaCAATAATCGTCGCTAGACGCTGtcgatatatatttttggtatgtaaaattatttaaatttttcgtTAACACATTGTCTCTTaggttagaaaataattattttttatatccaTCATTAATCCGTTAGTAAAAGCAAGttctgaaaaaattaaaatatgttaatgattattattatcattatctatttttatttatatatttaataaggaattaaataagaacaattcatttgaaaaaatgcataatactattaatttataaaacataaacaaaaaaggtattaagaaattatcaaaaagaaaaagtgtaACCCGACTAGTCTAGGAGTTGTCATTAATGATGACCACCAGTAACATCAGGCATATCACTAGTAAAAGCACGAGCTAGTGTAGTTGAAACAGACAGTGGAACCATGCCTGCACTAGACATTCATAACATATGTTTCATTGTCCTTTCCAATTTTGCTATCCGTGCACCATACTCTTGGTCCAATTTTGCTCGAAGCTCGTGCCTTAAGGTCTCCTTATCATTTATTGCGGAGTAACTAGTACTAGCACATCCATGTGGCTACGTGAAAATGTGTGCCTCAAAGCTTAAGCTGTATACTCATTGCTTCATCTCCCCTTTGATGACATCCATGATAAGCTGTGACATATCAATTGGTGGAGGATTGGAAGAATCCTCAACTGCCTGAGAAGTAGCAGCTATCTATTCCTTAACCAAGTACTTACATATTCACAGGATCATGTGCTTATATACAACGCAAACATTAAACAATGAGTTTTAAAACACCACCTAAATGTATGCacattttattctcttttagATACTCAAATATTTCTTGAACTAATctataaaatcattttcaagTTTAGCATCCACGTCATGACCAAGCATGTTTGATGGACttactttaaataaatattcaatatacATGCTTCACATTTTGGAAAGAAGTGTAGTACATTAGAAAAGAAACTTAATTTGTGAAAAttcattgttattttttaaaatttcctcAATATATGGATCAACTTTAGAgcaattaagtaaaatatTGTTTGTGAGCTGATTTATACTCTTCACCTGTCAGGTACATAAATTTCACTGTTTAAAAGGGTCACCCGTGATGCTTGAATATAAACAGATTTTCCTATGGCTCTTCTACAATATATGTGTTGCCCATCATCATTTTGAGGCATATTTTTATGCTTTATTCTTACA is a genomic window of Ricinus communis isolate WT05 ecotype wild-type chromosome 2, ASM1957865v1, whole genome shotgun sequence containing:
- the LOC125369268 gene encoding uncharacterized mitochondrial protein AtMg00810-like, which translates into the protein MNLLQKYGMFDCKPFFISIEVNSKLSMSEGKDLEDSVMYRQIVGSLIYLTLTRPYVTFVVGVVSRFMQNLKKPHLEAVRRILKYIRGTLDLGIFYRNGVPCKLEGYYDADYERDCDTRRSTTGYVFSLGSGVITWCSKRQPIVSLSTTEAEYRAATMAAQESTWLVLLMENLHQPVDYAVPIYCDNQSSISLVENPGFHVRTKHVEVQYHFIREKVLVGEIKVLQKEGAEEFNCELVVGWLNDVEEPCGCRLGVGGFAAGALHAQTSCYCDGGASADEGEVEEDVPSPRGRLLVAAQLRLLSTRLIVVPHIA